The following are from one region of the Salvia hispanica cultivar TCC Black 2014 chromosome 1, UniMelb_Shisp_WGS_1.0, whole genome shotgun sequence genome:
- the LOC125192365 gene encoding G-type lectin S-receptor-like serine/threonine-protein kinase LECRK4, translated as MSILTILFLLISAATEAQTRSSNITLGSSITPTSNSSWLSPSGVFAFGFFPQHVNGYAVGIFLPDKTVIWTANRNNNPTVPDDVVSLLLSTDGRLILRRTQGQDNHLAELRPPDQHPPPRPATTMPGKVLFSSASETDHGRGIFKLSMQGDGNLVLYPVDSPSTSAYAYYSTLTIGVGGNVSLNLESDGRLYLLNGSLPLWNICNGGFPTHGYINLMRLDVGGIFRIYSLSLGDLTMARSWSSTEDVCVPKGICGVNAFCILQNTAPECQCLPGFVSVQSGNNTAGCSRNFLAQGCAKIDDRLKYEMRRVENSEWEDNSYEILEMMSEEECSKACLDDCNCEAAFFRDSQCSKQRLPLRYGRRSLDSSNVALVRFSTTVVPDMGGNSDTKIITKKEPHMDILIIGIVLMSIGVLALLISVFFAHKKRKDYNKITNEDGANFAEGISLKLFTFEHLSEATNGFKEKLGRGASGTVFKGVLQNGQKMVAVKRLEKEYTQGEIEFQTELKTIGKMYHRNLVRLLGYCFNKDNKSLVFEYMSNGSLADILFNQEKQPSWEERMEIARDISRGILYLHEECETQIIHCDIKPQNILMDRNWCAKISDFGLAKLLNQDQTNTITGIRGTKGYVAPEWYHKQAITVKADVYSFGVMLLEIVCCRKCVDWSRSEDEAILEEWVYDCYATGKIGSLVDDEMVEEKNVERMVKIGIWCVQYDPSLRPTMKEVLLMLEGTKQKNYNRINKDDGANLVEGISLQAFTFEHLAEATKGFKEEVGRGASGTVFKGVLQHGQKMVAVQRLKKEVTQGEREFQTELKTIGKMYH; from the exons ATGTCCATCCTCACAATATTGTTTCTCCTTATTTCTGCAGCAACAGAAGCTCAAACAAGATCATCCAACATCACCTTAGGCTCTTCCATCACTCCCACCTCCAACTCCTCCTGGCTTTCCCCCTCCGGCGTCTTCGCCTTCGGATTCTTCCCTCAACATGTCAATGGCTACGCTGTCGGCATCTTTCTTCCCGACAAAACCGTCATCTGGACAGCAAACAGGAACAACAATCCTACTGTCCCTGACGACGTCGTTTCCCTCCTACTATCTACCGACGGCAGGCTAATCCTGCGCCGGACGCAAGGCCAAGAT AATCATCTGGCAGAGCTTCGACCACCCGACCAACACCCTCCTCCCCGGCCAGCGACTACCATGCCGGGGAAAGTGCTCTTCTCCAGCGCCTCCGAGACCGACCATGGGAGAGGGATATTCAAGCTGTCGATGCAGGGCGATGGAAACCTTGTTCTGTATCCTGTCGATTCACCGAGTACATCGGCTTACGCTTACTATTCAACACTCACAATCGGAGTAGGTGGAAACGTCTCTCTTAACCTCGAAAGCGACGGCCGTCTTTATCTGCTCAACGGTAGCTTGCCTCTGTGGAATATATGCAATGGTGGATTCCCTACACATGGATACATCAATCTCATGAGGCTCGATGTCGGAGGAATCTTCCGCatctactctctctctctcggtGATCTCACCATGGCCAGGAGTTGGTCATCTACGGAAGACGTCTGTGTTCCCAAAGGTATCTGCGGAGTCAACGCCTTCTGTATTCTTCAGAATACTGCGCCGGAATGTCAGTGTCTTCCCGGTTTTGTCTCTGTTCAGTCCGGCAACAACACAGCTGGCTGTTCTAGAAACTTCCTAGCACAGGGCTGTGCCAAAATTGATGATAGACTGAAATACGAAATGAGAAGGGTCGAAAACTCAGAATGGGAGGATAACTCGTATGAGATTTTGGAAATGATGAGTGAAGAAGAGTGCAGCAAAGCATGCCTCGATGACTGCAACTGCGAAGCAGCCTTCTTTCGAGACAGCCAATGCAGCAAACAGAGGCTTCCGTTAAGATATGGAAGAAGGTCTCTGGATAGCTCGAACGTGGCTCTCGTTCGCTTCAGTACAACCGTGGTACCCGACATGGGAGGCAATTCTGATACTAAAATCATCACCAAGAAAGAGCCGCATATGGACATCCTCATCATTGGCATTGTGCTTATGTCAATAGGCGTGTTGGCCTTGTTAATTTCTGTGTTCTTCGCTCACAAGAAACGGAAGGACTACAACAAGATTACTAACGAAGATGGTGCTAACTTTGCGGAGGGCATTTCGCTGAAATTGTTCACATTTGAGCATTTGTCCGAAGCAACAAACGGCTTCAAGGAAAAGCTGGGGAGAGGAGCGTCTGGCACGGTGTTCAAAGGGGTTCTGCAGAATGGCCAGAAAATGGTGGCAGTGAAGAGGTTGGAGAAGGAATACACACAAGGAGAGATAGAGTTCCAGACAGAGCTGAAGACGATTGGAAAGATGTATCACCGGAACCTAGTCCGACTCCTAGGTTACTGCTTCAATAAAGACAACAAATCGTTGGTGTTTGAGTACATGAGCAACGGATCCCTAGCTGATATACTTTTCAATCAAGAGAAACAGCCAAGCTGGGAGGAACGGATGGAAATCGCTCGTGATATATCTAGAGGGATACTGTATCTGCACGAAGAGTGTGAGACGCAGATCATTCACTGCGATATAAAGCCTCAGAACATACTCATGGATAGGAACTGGTGCGCTAAGATATCAGACTTTGGGCTAGCAAAGCTTCTAAATCAAGATCAGACTAATACAATTACTGGGATAAGAGGCACTAAGGGCTATGTAGCACCAGAGTGGTACCATAAGCAGGCGATCACAGTGAAAGCAGATGTTTATAGCTTCGGTGTGATGCTGTTGGAGATCGTATGCTGTAGGAAGTGTGTTGATTGGAGCAGGAGTGAGGATGAGGCCATTCTTGAGGAATGGGTATACGACTGTTATGCAACGGGGAAGATTGGGAGTCTGGTGGATGACGAAATGGTGGAAGAGAAGAACGTGGAGAGGATGGTGAAGATAGGGATATGGTGTGTGCAATATGATCCATCACTGCGTCCAACTATGAAGGAAGTTCTACTAATGTTGGAGGGAACT AAACAGAAGAACTACAACAGGATCAATAAGGACGATGGAGCTAACTTAGTCGAGGGCATTTCACTTCAAGCATTCACATTCGAGCATCTGGCCGAAGCAACAAAGGGCTTCAAGGAAGAGGTGGGGAGAGGAGCATCCGGCACAGTGTTCAAAGGGGTTCTGCAGCATGGCCAGAAAATGGTGGCAGTGCAGAGACTGAAGAAAGAAGTCACacaaggagagagagagttccAGACAGAGCTGAAGACGATTGGGAAGATGTATCACTGA
- the LOC125192353 gene encoding G-type lectin S-receptor-like serine/threonine-protein kinase LECRK2 codes for MEVTNPLQRVSIGVLALLISVIFVHKKRKSYNKISIEDGANFVEGISLKVFTFEHLSEATNGFKEELGRGASGTVFKGVLQNGHKMVAVKRLEKEFAQGEKEFQTELKTIGKMYHRNLVRLLGYCFNGDNKLLVFEYMSNGSLADILFNQEKQPSWEERMEIARDISRGILYLHEECETQIIHCDIKPQNILMDGNWCAKISDFGLAKLLKQDQTNTYTGIRGTKGYVAPEWFQKQAITVKADVYSFGVMLLEIICCRKCVDSSKNEDEAILEEWVYDCYSSRKIGSLIGDEMVEEKKAERMVKIGIWCVQYDPSLRPITKKVLLMLEGTVEIPIPPSPSSFLSSI; via the exons ATgga agTAACCAACCCTCTTCAAAGAGTGTCAATAGGCGTCTTGGCCTTGTTAATTTCTGTGATCTTCGTTCACAAGAAGCGGAAGAGCTACAACAAGATCAGTATCGAAGATGGTGCTAACTTTGTGGAGGGCATTTCGCTGAAAGTGTTCACATTCGAACATTTGTCCGAAGCAACAAACGGCTTTAAGGAAGAGCTTGGGAGAGGAGCGTCCGGCACAGTGTTCAAAGGGGTTCTGCAGAATGGCCATAAAATGGTGGCGGTGAAGAGGTTGGAGAAGGAATTCGCACAAGGAGAGAAAGAGTTCCAGACAGAGTTGAAGACAATTGGGAAGATGTATCACCGGAACCTAGTTCGACTCCTAGGTTACTGCTTCAATGGAGACAACAAATTGTTGGTGTTTGAGTACATGAGCAACGGATCCCTAGCTGATATACTTTTCAATCAAGAGAAACAGCCTAGTTGGGAGGAACGGATGGAGATCGCTCGTGATATATCTAGAGGGATACTGTATCTGCACGAAGAGTGTGAGACGCAGATTATTCACTGCGATATAAAGCCTCAGAACATACTCATGGATGGGAACTGGTGCGCTAAGATATCAGACTTTGGGCTAGCGAAGCTTCTAAAACAAGATCAGACTAATACGTATACTGGGATAAGAGGCACGAAGGGCTATGTTGCACCAGAGTGGTTCCAAAAGCAGGCGATCACGGTGAAAGCAGATGTTTATAGCTTTGGAGTGATGCTGTTGGAGATCATATGCTGCAGGAAGTGTGTTGATTCAAGCAAGAATGAGGATGAGGCGATTCTTGAGGAATGGGTTTACGACTGTTATTCATCGAGGAAGATTGGGAGTCTGATCGGGGACGAGATGGTGGAGGAGAAGAAGGCGGAGAGGATGGTGAAGATAGGAATATGGTGTGTGCAATATGATCCGTCGTTGCGTCCAATTACGAAGAAAGTTCTGCTAATGTTGGAAGGAACTGTCGAGATTCCGATACCTCCAAGTCCGAGTTCTTTCTTAAGCTCAATCTAA
- the LOC125188442 gene encoding protein SMAX1-LIKE 4-like, whose protein sequence is MYIMCSGSGGDSRVAFSENSSPVLERKVMLMKEEGGEDVLTCCQECKLEYEKEAIHQISFLDKEHLPSWLKPHADKEDLDQLRRKYNRQRQNLHHNHLVGRNSHY, encoded by the exons ATGTATATAATGTGCAGTGGGAGTGGGGGTGATTCGAGGGTTGCATTCTCGGAGAATTCGTCACCGGTTTTGGAGAGGAAAGTGATGTTAATGAAGGAGGAAGGTGGAGAGGATGTTCTGACGTGTTGTCAGGAATGCAAATTGGAGTATGAGAAGGAGGCAATTCATCAGATATCGTTTTTGGATAAAGAGCATTTGCCTTCTTGGCTCAAGCCACATGCTGATAAg GAGGATTTGGATCAGTTGAGGAGGAAGTACAATAGGCAGCGCCAGAATCTGCATCACAACCATCTTGTGGGGAGGAATAGCCATTACTAG
- the LOC125188369 gene encoding G-type lectin S-receptor-like serine/threonine-protein kinase LECRK3, with product MSTLTILFLLLVSTAAEAQTRSSNITVGSSLTPTSNSTWFSPSGVFAFGFFPHHANTYAVGIFLPDQTVVWTANRDTNPTVPDDVVSLLLTPEGRLILRRRQGPDVEVISPSTTIASASMLDNGNFVLYDSNSRIIWQSFDHPTNTLLPGQRLTSGKELFSSASETDYGRGIFKLTMQGDGNLVQYPVDSPSSAPYAYYNTQTSGAGGNVSLELDSDGRLYLVNGSLPLKNISSGGFPTQGSINLMRLDVGGIFRIYSLSLGNLAMTRRWSSKLNECDPKGFCGDNSFCILMDNKPECQCLPGFVYVQPGNNTAGCSRYFQAQGCPQIDGRLKYDMRKVENTEWEDNSYGNLNMMMSEEECSKACLDDCNCEAAFFKDSQCKKQRIPLRFGRRSTENSNMVFVRVSTTKLPNLGGDSDNKGISKKERHIDLLITGIVLMSIGVLALSISVIFHHKKQKNYNRINKDDGANFVEGISLQAFTFKHLSEATKGFKEEVGRGASGTVFKGVLQHGQKMVAVKRLEKEVTQGEREFQTELKTIGKMYHRNLVRLLGYCLDGAHKLLVFEYMSNGSLADILFNQQKQLSWEERMEIARDISRGILYLHQECEAQIVHCDIKPQNILMDEKRCAKISDFGLAKLLKQDQTNTYSGIRGTKGYVAPEWYLKQAITVKADVYSFGVMLLEIICCRKCVDSSKNEDEAILEEWVYDCYSSRKIGSLVGDEMVEERKVERMVKIGIWCVQYDPSLRPTMKKILLMLEGTVEIPIPPSPSSFLSSI from the exons ATGTCCACCCTCACAATCTTATTTCTCCTCCTCGTTTCTACAGCAGCAGAAGCCCAAACAAGATCATCCAACATCACCGTAGGCTCTTCCCTCACACCCACCTCCAACTCCACCTGGTTTTCCCCCTCCGGTGTGTTCGCCTTCGGATTCTTCCCCCATCATGCCAACACCTACGCTGTCGGCATCTTTCTTCCCGACCAAACCGTAGTCTGGACAGCAAATAGGGACACCAATCCAACTGTCCCTGACGATGTCGTCTCCCTGCTACTAACCCCCGAGGGCCGGCTAATCCTCCGCCGTAGGCAAGGCCCAGATGTAGAGGTCATCAGCCCCTCCACAACCATCGCGTCGGCATCAATGCTCGACAACGGCAACTTTGTTCTCTACGATTCAAATTCAAGAATCATCTGGCAGAGCTTCGACCACCCGACCAACACCCTCCTCCCCGGCCAGCGACTAACATCGGGGAAAGAGCTCTTCTCCAGTGCCTCCGAGACCGACTATGGGAGAGGGATTTTCAAGCTGACGATGCAGGGCGATGGAAACCTTGTGCAGTATCCCGTCGACTCACCGAGCTCAGCGCCTTACGCTTACTATAACACACAAACAAGCGGAGCAGGTGGCAATGTCTCTCTAGAACTTGACAGTGATGGCCGGCTTTATCTGGTCAACGGTAGTTTGCCTCTGAAGAATATATCCAGTGGTGGATTCCCTACGCAGGGGTCGATCAATCTCATGAGGCTTGATGTCGGAGGAATTTTCCGCATCTACTCTCTGTCTCTCGGTAATCTTGCCATGACCAGGAGATGGTCATCCAAGCTCAACGAGTGTGATCCCAAAGGTTTCTGCGGAGACAACTCCTTCTGCATTCTTATGGATAATAAGCCGGAATGTCAGTGTCTTCCCGGTTTCGTCTACGTTCAGCCTGGCAACAACACAGCTGGATGTTCTAGATACTTCCAAGCGCAGGGCTGCCCCCAAATTGACGGTAGATTGAAATACGATATGAGAAAGGTTGAAAACACCGAATGGGAAGATAACTCTTATGGAAATTTGAATATGATGATGAGTGAAGAAGAGTGCAGCAAAGCATGCCTCGATGACTGCAACTGCGAAGCAGCCTTCTTTAAAGACAGCCAATGCAAGAAGCAGAGGATTCCGTTAAGATTCGGCAGAAGGTCTACGGAAAACTCAAACATG GTTTTCGTTCGTGTCAGTACAACCAAGCTACCTAACTTGGGAGGCGATTCCGACAATAAAGGAATCAGCAAGAAAGAGAGGCATATAGACCTCCTCATCACTGGCATTGTGCTTATGTCTATAGGCGTCTTGGCCTTATCAATTTCTGTGATCTTCCATCACAAGAAACAGAAGAACTACAACAGGATCAATAAGGACGATGGAGCTAACTTTGTCGAGGGCATTTCACTTCAAGCATTCACATTCAAGCATCTGTCCGAAGCAACAAAGGGCTTCAAGGAAGAAGTGGGGAGAGGAGCATCCGGCACAGTGTTCAAAGGGGTTCTGCAGCATGGCCAGAAAATGGTGGCAGTGAAGAGACTGGAGAAAGAAGTCACacaaggagagagagagttccAGACAGAGCTGAAGACGATTGGGAAGATGTATCACCGAAACCTAGTTCGGCTCCTTGGTTACTGTCTCGATGGAGCCCACAAACTGTTGGTGTTTGAGTACATGAGCAACGGCTCCCTTGCTGACATACTTTTCAATCAACAGAAACAGCTGAGCTGGGAGGAACGGATGGAGATTGCTCGAGATATATCGAGAGGGATACTATATCTGCACCAAGAGTGTGAGGCACAGATCGTTCACTGTGATATAAAGCCACAGAACATACTTATGGACGAGAAGCGGTGCGCTAAGATATCTGATTTCGGGCTGGCAAAGCTCCTGAAACAAGATCAGACTAATACATATAGTGGAATAAGAGGGACTAAAGGCTATGTTGCACCGGAGTGGTACCTGAAGCAGGCGATCACAGTGAAAGCAGATGTGTATAGCTTCGGTGTGATGCTGCTGGAGATCATATGCTGCAGGAAGTGCGTTGATTCAAGCAAGAATGAGGATGAGGCGATTCTTGAGGAATGGGTTTACGACTGTTATTCATCGAGGAAGATTGGGAGTTTGGTTGGGGATGAGATGGTGGAGGAGAGGAAAGTGGAGAGGATGGTGAAGATAGGAATATGGTGTGTGCAATATGATCCTTCGTTGCGTCcaactatgaagaaaattCTGCTAATGTTGGAAGGAACTGTCGAGATTCCGATACCTCCAAGTCCTTCTTCTTTCTTAAGTTCAATCTAG